The following proteins are co-located in the Lacticaseibacillus paracasei subsp. paracasei genome:
- a CDS encoding glycosyltransferase, giving the protein MKILFVSTGHVDDDSRLLKESATLQAAGHDVTILGWREDPHGRMTTDTFDFDGQTLKAIFTGIKISYSFKYFKVFAFMRFEAFLYRWLSKHLHEYDAVQACNVHTGYITSKVAKKTKTKLVYDIFDYAPDTRNYPEWYRKMVVHWENVTMATADWTLICSEDRRRQIEPAKPQHLAVIYNSPLDSPVATNAEAFDPTQKDFKIVYIGGLSPYRCLPELLGAVEKKSALSLTVAGQGQYQDMFADAGKRDPRIQYLGVVPYDQVNGIEKTADILVALYDPVLKNHLYASPNKFFEAMELGKPLLMIEKSGMSDWLIKYGFGAVCGTSEADIADGLQRLIDKRQNWAKEATLMRQIYQKEFSWSLMQQRLRDIYQSFEVK; this is encoded by the coding sequence ATGAAGATTCTATTTGTATCGACTGGTCATGTCGATGATGATTCAAGATTGTTAAAAGAGAGTGCAACTTTGCAGGCTGCTGGTCATGATGTCACAATTCTTGGCTGGCGTGAAGATCCGCATGGACGAATGACGACAGATACGTTTGACTTTGACGGCCAGACATTGAAGGCGATCTTTACCGGCATTAAGATTTCATATTCTTTTAAATATTTTAAAGTTTTTGCTTTTATGCGTTTTGAAGCTTTTCTCTATCGTTGGTTGAGCAAGCACTTGCATGAATACGATGCGGTTCAAGCATGTAATGTGCATACGGGTTATATCACGTCAAAGGTTGCCAAGAAGACCAAAACCAAACTGGTTTATGATATCTTTGATTACGCACCTGATACCCGAAATTATCCGGAATGGTATCGTAAAATGGTCGTTCATTGGGAGAATGTCACCATGGCCACTGCTGATTGGACGCTTATCTGTTCTGAAGATCGTCGTCGTCAAATAGAACCAGCTAAGCCGCAACATTTGGCAGTCATTTATAATTCGCCATTGGATAGTCCAGTTGCTACTAATGCAGAAGCCTTTGACCCGACGCAGAAAGATTTTAAGATTGTTTATATTGGTGGGTTAAGTCCATATCGTTGTTTGCCAGAGCTGTTAGGAGCCGTTGAAAAAAAATCGGCGTTGTCACTCACGGTTGCTGGTCAAGGCCAGTATCAGGATATGTTTGCTGATGCGGGTAAACGTGATCCGCGCATCCAATATCTTGGCGTTGTGCCTTATGATCAGGTAAATGGTATTGAAAAAACAGCTGATATTCTGGTGGCGTTATATGATCCTGTGCTAAAAAACCACTTATATGCTTCACCTAACAAGTTTTTTGAAGCTATGGAACTTGGCAAGCCATTGCTCATGATCGAAAAGTCTGGCATGTCTGATTGGCTGATTAAGTATGGTTTCGGTGCTGTCTGTGGCACTTCTGAAGCAGATATAGCTGATGGACTGCAACGTCTTATTGATAAGCGTCAAAACTGGGCTAAAGAGGCAACCTTGATGCGGCAAATTTATCAAAAGGAATTTTCATGGTCGTTAATGCAACAGCGGTTGCGCGATATTTATCAAAGCTTTGAAGTCAAGTGA
- the wzx gene encoding O-unit flippase-like protein — translation MRNRFEVTRKSIVWSYAGTIFSMASNFILLPIIFHFLSSQEIGYWYLILSINGLIALFDFGFDPAFARNIAYIWSGAKTLKSRGVDQEHDHTAVNYHLLASTIHAARAIYMILALVAVILVGIFGTIYMNAFVFSKLPAAEYKWTWLVFCFSLFLNLYFGYFSALLRGSGKIDSVNKAQVFSRSLQILLTFGGFLLYPSILAPVIGLVMYGIIFRTICNHFYWQDEEVRAHRDALKSPMNWKEIKDVFLFIWPNTWRDGLVSMSNYVTSQGMSLMAGAFLPLSVTGVYSVGVQFASAIGTAASAINGAYNPILQSNFVKQDFDSIRDKTSKAVAAYVWLFVIAVVGTLLVIFPLLKLIKPASVPTFQVFLPLLLYYFLYQQHSVHASYIANANIIPYTKAFLISAGTNLLGLWLGLELTDGNMYFLLFFPILVQGVYNNWRWPSYYYKMIHSSLFSSIKNGTIAWGKTFANFFKSGSNV, via the coding sequence TTGCGAAATCGGTTTGAAGTAACCAGAAAAAGCATTGTCTGGAGTTATGCAGGGACTATTTTTTCGATGGCGAGCAATTTTATCTTGCTACCAATTATTTTTCATTTCTTGAGTTCTCAAGAAATCGGATATTGGTATTTGATTTTAAGTATCAACGGCTTGATTGCGCTATTTGATTTTGGCTTTGATCCAGCTTTTGCTCGAAACATTGCTTACATCTGGTCAGGAGCAAAAACGTTGAAGTCGCGCGGAGTTGATCAAGAACATGATCATACCGCTGTGAACTACCATTTATTGGCATCAACGATTCACGCGGCGCGCGCCATTTACATGATTTTGGCGCTGGTGGCAGTTATCTTGGTCGGTATTTTCGGGACCATTTATATGAACGCCTTTGTTTTTAGCAAATTGCCCGCGGCTGAATATAAGTGGACCTGGCTTGTATTCTGTTTCTCGTTGTTTCTGAACCTCTATTTTGGCTATTTTTCAGCGTTGCTCCGTGGGTCAGGCAAGATTGATTCTGTCAATAAAGCACAAGTGTTTTCACGTTCATTACAAATTCTGCTAACTTTTGGCGGTTTTCTGCTCTATCCTTCAATTCTAGCTCCGGTTATTGGTTTGGTGATGTACGGCATCATTTTCCGGACAATTTGTAATCACTTTTATTGGCAAGACGAAGAAGTTCGTGCGCACCGCGACGCCTTGAAATCGCCAATGAATTGGAAAGAAATAAAAGATGTGTTTTTGTTTATCTGGCCTAATACTTGGCGTGATGGGCTGGTTAGTATGTCTAACTATGTGACGTCACAAGGCATGTCTCTGATGGCCGGTGCTTTCTTGCCATTATCAGTGACCGGCGTCTATTCAGTGGGTGTTCAGTTCGCTTCTGCTATTGGCACCGCGGCATCGGCTATCAATGGGGCTTATAATCCGATCTTGCAGTCAAACTTTGTCAAACAAGACTTTGATTCCATTAGGGACAAGACCTCTAAAGCGGTTGCCGCCTATGTTTGGTTGTTCGTCATTGCGGTTGTGGGGACATTGCTGGTCATTTTCCCACTGTTGAAGTTGATCAAGCCTGCATCTGTGCCGACATTTCAGGTCTTCTTGCCGCTGCTTTTGTACTATTTCCTCTATCAGCAGCATTCTGTGCACGCATCCTATATTGCGAATGCAAACATCATTCCATATACCAAAGCGTTCCTGATTTCTGCAGGCACCAATCTGTTGGGACTTTGGCTCGGGCTTGAACTGACAGACGGCAATATGTATTTTCTCTTGTTCTTTCCGATCTTGGTTCAAGGTGTGTATAACAATTGGCGTTGGCCATCTTATTATTACAAGATGATCCACAGTTCATTGTTCTCTTCCATCAAAAATGGCACCATTGCTTGGGGGAAAACTTTTGCAAATTTCTTTAAATCCGGCTCAAACGTATGA
- a CDS encoding YveK family protein, whose protein sequence is MENLLSMKELMVSLRRSWWLALCTLLLGAAVAAGFAYGVMKPAYSSTALTVVNQQKNNTESVNQMLNQNQYDSELLATSKSLFKTSAVFDEASAQLLKKDNLNISSGDLQKQVKVDNEDNSRAFSIHATAKYSKDAALIANEMAAAFQKTISAITNHNDTVTILAQATPSSAATSTKPMFIIVLGAVVGFLIGLAWIVLREIKKATIKTKETLGQIANAPVLGVITLKKL, encoded by the coding sequence ATGGAAAACTTACTGAGCATGAAAGAATTGATGGTATCACTTCGTAGGAGCTGGTGGCTCGCTCTCTGCACATTATTGTTGGGTGCTGCTGTGGCAGCCGGTTTTGCATATGGAGTCATGAAACCAGCTTATTCTTCGACGGCACTCACTGTTGTTAATCAGCAGAAAAATAATACTGAATCAGTCAATCAGATGTTGAATCAAAATCAGTATGATTCTGAATTGTTGGCAACCAGCAAGTCCTTGTTTAAAACATCTGCTGTCTTTGATGAAGCCTCAGCCCAACTATTGAAAAAGGACAACCTGAACATCAGCAGTGGTGATTTGCAAAAGCAAGTTAAAGTTGACAATGAAGATAATTCCCGTGCTTTTTCGATTCATGCGACTGCTAAATACAGCAAGGATGCGGCACTGATTGCTAACGAAATGGCCGCTGCTTTTCAAAAGACTATCTCTGCTATTACCAATCACAATGACACAGTGACAATTCTGGCACAGGCAACACCCAGTTCGGCAGCAACAAGTACTAAACCGATGTTCATCATTGTTCTTGGTGCCGTTGTAGGATTCTTAATTGGTCTTGCTTGGATTGTCCTTAGAGAAATCAAAAAGGCTACAATTAAGACAAAAGAAACATTGGGGCAAATCGCTAATGCACCTGTTCTTGGGGTTATTACACTTAAGAAACTCTAA
- a CDS encoding glycosyltransferase family 2 protein — MYQLSIIIPIYNGEAYLERLLKSIGVIPPSVELILVDNGSTDGSVKIIQAYRAAQPHTKVVFEKQSGVASARNAGLALAKGKYIWFIDADDAVRSDALLRILQIVTTIDFDLFIFNYQPLEQGAPLPQTNAQINVKSQKVELPEILHEMLGSSRDVVGGFPHNKVFARDLIGSDIFPDCSFAEDLAFFVPILLRSKHIYRLHEVLYYYYQNNDSTVHQVDTKKLTDYAKVVDQIERQLRQSGLASNRDINEYVLRRRLSIFFQNLAGPKDPEIKKQIRQRMRQYSFKQLVAYRKDKKLMVKIMLYKLRILEVLPFLLKYVY, encoded by the coding sequence ATGTATCAGCTGAGTATTATTATACCTATATATAACGGTGAAGCTTATTTAGAGAGACTGTTGAAAAGTATCGGCGTGATTCCGCCGAGCGTAGAGTTGATTCTAGTTGATAATGGGTCGACTGACGGTAGTGTTAAAATTATCCAGGCTTATCGGGCAGCTCAGCCACATACGAAAGTGGTCTTTGAGAAGCAAAGTGGTGTTGCAAGTGCCCGAAATGCTGGCCTTGCGCTGGCAAAAGGAAAATATATTTGGTTTATTGATGCCGATGATGCGGTTCGGAGTGATGCACTTTTAAGGATTCTCCAGATTGTGACGACAATTGACTTCGATCTTTTTATTTTTAACTACCAGCCTCTTGAGCAAGGAGCACCGCTGCCTCAGACCAATGCTCAAATTAACGTTAAAAGTCAAAAAGTAGAATTGCCAGAGATTCTTCATGAAATGTTAGGCAGTTCGCGGGATGTTGTTGGCGGCTTTCCTCATAATAAGGTTTTTGCACGCGACTTGATTGGGTCGGACATTTTTCCTGATTGTAGCTTTGCTGAAGACTTGGCTTTTTTTGTGCCGATTCTATTACGGTCAAAGCATATTTATAGATTGCACGAAGTCCTGTATTATTACTATCAGAATAATGACTCGACCGTTCATCAAGTTGATACTAAGAAGCTGACTGACTACGCCAAAGTTGTTGATCAGATTGAACGTCAATTAAGGCAGAGTGGGCTTGCTTCGAATCGTGATATCAATGAGTATGTGCTAAGGAGACGCTTGTCGATCTTCTTCCAAAATCTTGCTGGTCCGAAAGACCCTGAGATAAAAAAGCAGATTCGTCAAAGGATGCGGCAATATTCGTTTAAGCAACTCGTGGCGTATCGAAAAGATAAGAAGTTGATGGTCAAAATCATGCTCTACAAACTTCGAATTTTAGAAGTACTGCCGTTCTTGCTGAAGTATGTCTATTAG
- a CDS encoding CpsD/CapB family tyrosine-protein kinase, with protein MTNANTHQFISDESVSGQEFRTLRNNIALQVSRDDVPVLLMTSATSGEGKSYVAANLAASFATEGKRTLLVEGNLHRPILASVFDLKGQDGLASLVDVAPESVDVDKLVVDTKINRLAVAVAGESLADPAQLLASAAFEEFLQQVKTKFDIIVIDGPAMADASEAGLIAELASGVIVVAKADGPSKRLVKQTIAQVRDLNAELVGTVLNQA; from the coding sequence ATGACAAACGCAAATACGCATCAATTTATTAGTGATGAATCGGTTTCGGGACAAGAGTTCCGCACTTTAAGAAATAATATTGCCTTGCAAGTGAGCCGCGATGACGTTCCTGTCTTGTTAATGACGTCGGCAACGTCGGGGGAGGGTAAGTCTTATGTTGCAGCTAATTTAGCAGCGAGCTTCGCAACTGAAGGTAAACGGACGCTTCTGGTTGAAGGTAATCTCCATCGCCCGATCTTGGCGTCGGTATTTGATCTAAAGGGCCAAGATGGGCTAGCATCGTTAGTTGACGTGGCTCCCGAGAGTGTTGATGTCGACAAGCTAGTCGTTGATACCAAAATCAACCGACTGGCCGTTGCCGTTGCTGGCGAATCTTTGGCGGATCCGGCACAGCTCTTAGCAAGTGCAGCATTCGAGGAATTTCTGCAACAAGTTAAGACCAAATTTGACATCATTGTGATTGATGGACCGGCCATGGCTGATGCGAGCGAAGCAGGATTGATTGCGGAACTGGCATCGGGTGTGATTGTCGTTGCCAAAGCAGATGGTCCTTCGAAACGGTTGGTTAAACAAACAATTGCGCAAGTTCGCGACTTGAATGCGGAACTTGTCGGTACGGTTTTAAATCAAGCGTAA